One Rosa chinensis cultivar Old Blush chromosome 5, RchiOBHm-V2, whole genome shotgun sequence genomic region harbors:
- the LOC112166684 gene encoding 50S ribosomal protein L4 isoform X2 — translation MALFISRRIVRSFGSGLPSGHVSKGGSVFCACRMLSTLFLTHESSGGGFCSDSLSLKPPGASECTTVTKFLDEKKGSTTLASDVFDAPITMDIARRIFFFFRWLHPVVLWQLAKRQQPSNWKESGRASHGTLSDPQLRGLKPRSHTIKNVERLGLKIALTSRAAQGKLLVFEDFEIYRNKPKNIVNYVKQRRKKEKKKKILLVDGGPISEKLKLATKNLHYVTVLPSSELDVDSILYYDTLVMSRDAVNKIAEQIMYTPINHGSSTTYW, via the exons ATGGCTTTGTTCATTTCCAGAAGAATCGTACGTTCATTTGGTTCTGGTTTACCATCAGGCCATGTTTCCAAG GGTGGATCAGTGTTTTGTGCTTGTCGAATGCTTTCGACATTATTCTTGACCCATGAGTCGAGTGGAGGTGGATTTTGCTCTGATTCATTGTCCTTAAAGCCTCCCGGGGCTTCGGAGTGCACTACAG TGACAAAATTTCTTGATGAAAAGAAAGGCTCCACAACTTTGGCTAGTGATGTTTTTGATGCACCTATTACGATGGATATTGCTCGTCggatatttttcttctttcgttGGCTTCATCCAGTTGTGCTGTGGCAGTTAGCAAAAAGGCAACAG CCATCGAATTGGAAGGAGAGTGGTCGAGCCAGCCATGGAACATTGAGTGATCCCCAG CTCAGAGGTCTTAAGCCACGAAGTCATACTATTAAGAATGTCGAACGTCTGGGATTAAAGATTGCTCTGACATCTCGAGCGGCACAGGGAAAG CTTCTGGTTTTTGAGGATTTTGAGATCTACAGAAATAAACCCAAGAACATTGTGAACTACGTCAAGCAAAGAcggaaaaaggagaaaaagaagaaaattctgCTGGTGGATGGTGGTCCAATAAGTGAAAAGCTCAAGTTGGCTACTAAAAATTTACATTACGTGACTGTGCTGCCTTCAAGT GAGTTGGACGTCGACAGCATCCTTTACTATGACACACTGGTGATGTCCCGTGATGCTGTAAATAAAATTGCTGAGCAAATTATGTATACTCCAATCAACCATGGATCCAGCACGACATACTGGTGA
- the LOC112164311 gene encoding G-type lectin S-receptor-like serine/threonine-protein kinase RLK1, translating to MAFVLPQLLFLILLLLSFSAISQTNDGKISVGSTLTAGAESAFWLSHSNDFAFGFRKLDDNHYLLAIWYYKIPQKTIVWYANGDNPGPRQSRVELTNNSLILRQPQGDQELWRAEFQTATTIAYGLMNDTGNFMLVDTSSRTNWESFKHPTDTLLPTQEMEIGGSLFSRQRETNFSRGRYEFLLREDGSAVLNPKNVLSNITYKPYYYYISETRGLGNGTNSGYKLIFDQSGYLYILLRNGKRSFITTLQLALSPARNYVRATLGFDGVFSISYFPKNFSAANGTWSVIQAEPDNICLKVGPRPCGDNSICTLKEGQRPSCKCPKGYSLLDPADEYSSCKPDFMQGCDQDGDLYYLNELPNTNWPNSDYDVLRQYNATACQRSCLEDCRCAAVVLSGSNCWKKHLPLLHGRENTGYSDSAFVKLRSIPQSPIPQVPRAKKHKSSFVVVSVLLGSSVFVNFILVGAMCLGFFLYYQKKLKAFGADKTCVDSNLRYFTYKELMEATEGFKEELGRGSCGIVYKGKTAAQPIAVKILDRVLTDKEKEFRAEVQVIGQTHHKNLVRLVGYCDEGQYRLLVYEFLSNGSLAGFLFGDLKPSWSQRSQIALGVARGLFYLHEECSTRIIHCYIKPQNILLDENYNARISDFGLAKLLLNQTQTKTGIRGTKGYVAPDWFRPAPVSVKVDVYSFGVLLLEIICCRRNVYMEHGVGEKGVLTDWAYDCYCASRLDALIQNEMEAMNDMNRVERFVMVAIWCVQEDPSVRPRMKNVMLMLEGLVQVSVPPSPYPLSSIS from the coding sequence ATGGCATTTGTTCTTCCCCAACTGCTCTTCCTCATTCTCTTGTTGCTGTCCTTTTCAGCAATTTCTCAAACTAATGATGGCAAAATTAGTGTGGGAAGTACCCTCACTGCAGGTGCTGAGTCTGCCTTTTGGCTTTCCCATTCTAatgattttgcatttgggttTCGAAAACTTGATGATAATCACTACCTTCTTGCCATATGGTATTACAAGATACCCCAGAAAACCATAGTGTGGTATGCCAATGGAGATAATCCCGGGCCACGACAATCAAGAGTGGAGCTGACCAACAACAGCCTCATTCTGAGACAACCGCAAGGTGATCAAGAGTTGTGGAGAGCAGAGTTCCAAACTGCTACGACAATAGCCTATGGCCTAATGAACGACACAGGCAACTTCATGCTTGTTGATACAAGTTCTAGGACCAATTGGGAGAGCTTCAAGCATCCAACTGATACTTTGTTACCTACTCAGGAAATGGAGATAGGAGGCTCGCTTTTTTCTAGACAAAGAGAAACCAATTTCTCAAGGGGGAGATACGAGTTTCTATTGCGTGAAGATGGTAGTGCTGTGCTCAATCCCAAAAATGTGCTCAGCAACATTACTTATAAACCATACTATTACTATATCAGCGAAACTCGTGGTCTAGGAAATGGCACAAATTCTGGGTACAAGCTCATCTTTGATCAGTCAGGCTACTTGTACATATTGCTAAGAAACGGAAAAAGGTCTTTTATCACCACACTGCAACTAGCACTATCGCCTGCGAGAAATTATGTCCGAGCAACTCTCGGCTTTGATGGGGTTTTCAGCATAAGTTACTTCCCAAAAAATTTTTCTGCTGCCAATGGAACCTGGAGTGTCATTCAAGCTGAACCAGATAACATTTGCCTCAAAGTTGGACCAAGACCATGTGGTGACAACAGTATTTGCACACTTAAAGAAGGTCAGAGACCAAGTTGTAAATGCCCAAAAGGGTATTCTTTGCTTGATCCGGCGGATGAGTACAGCAGTTGCAAGCCAGATTTCATGCAGGGTTGTGATCAAGATGGTGATTTATACTACTTGAATGAGCTCCCAAATACCAATTGGCCAAATTCTGATTATGATGTGTTAAGGCAATACAATGCTACAGCCTGCCAAAGGTCTTGCTTGGAAGATTGTCGATGCGCTGCAGTAGTTCTTTCGGGCAGTAACTGCTGGAAGAAGCATCTACCACTTTTGCATGGAAGAGAGAACACAGGATATAGTGATAGTGCTTTCGTTAAGTTGAGAAGCATCCCACAAAGCCCAATTCCTCAAGTTCCAAGGGCAAAGAAGCACAAATCTTCGTTCGTTGTGGTATCAGTACTATTGGGCAGCTCTGTATTTGTCAACTTCATATTGGTTGGTGCAATGTGTTTGGGTTTCTTCCTCTACTACCAGAAGAAGCTCAAGGCATTTGGTGCAGACAAAACTTGCGTGGATAGTAATTTGCGCTACTTCACATACAAAGAGCTCATGGAAGCCACAGAAGGGTTCAAGGAAGAGCTGGGAAGGGGATCCTGTGGCATTGTTTACAAAGGGAAAACCGCGGCGCAACCTATTGCTGTCAAGATTCTAGACAGAGTGTTAACagacaaggaaaaagaatttaGAGCTGAAGTTCAAGTCATAGGCCAGACACATCACAAGAATCTCGTACGACTTGTTGGATATTGTGATGAGGGACAATACAGGTTGCTAGTATATGAGTTTTTGAGCAACGGAAGTTTAGCAGGTTTCCTTTTTGGGGATCTCAAACCTAGTTGGAGTCAAAGAAGCCAAATCGCCTTGGGTGTTGCTAGGGGACTCTTTTACTTGCATGAAGAATGCAGCACCAGGATCATTCATTGCTATATAAAGCCCCAAAATATACTCCTCGATGAAAACTACAATGCTCGCATTTCAGACTTTGGATTGGCAAAGCTGCTCCTCAATCAAACCCAAACCAAGACAGGCATCAGAGGAACAAAAGGGTATGTTGCACCTGATTGGTTCAGGCCTGCACCAGTCTCTGTGAAGGTCGATGTGTATAGTTTCGGTGTCTTGCTTCTCGAAATCATTTGTTGCAGGAGAAACGTGTACATGGAACATGGTGTTGGAGAAAAGGGAGTTTTGACTGACTGGGCATACGACTGCTATTGCGCTAGCAGATTAGATGCTCTCATTCAAAACGAAATGGAAGCCATGAATGACATGAATAGAGTCGAGAGATTCGTGATGGTTGCCATTTGGTGCGTCCAAGAAGACCCTTCTGTAAGACCCAGAATGAAGAATGTTATGCTGATGCTTGAAGGTTTAGTTCAAGTTTCAG
- the LOC112202548 gene encoding G-type lectin S-receptor-like serine/threonine-protein kinase LECRK3 isoform X2, with product MAMLFTLWLLLLLLPIYVLAQTNGSVAVGASLSAAGNSSWISPSGDFAFGFRQLENNGLFLLSIWFAKIPDKTIVWYANGDTPAPKGSTVNLTANSGLVLTSPQGEKLWTSNDTNIIAGVVAHGVMNDAGNFVLENAESAKLWETFKNPSDTMLPGQIMERGGKLSSRNSETDYSGGRFQLDFQPDGNLVFTAKKPFHSTATTTGTVPGEERSARDYYLRTTLSFDGVLAQYFLPKTSIGNESWAALWSEPPNICQKIKMNSGPGICGYNSICTLKDKRPSCECLTGYSLLDPADAYGNCYPDSKQGCEDELSYTKDLYDVKVRANTDWLTSSYVQLNASTADTCSQSCLEDCLCAVAVYGNETCWKKKFPLSYGREDTTLNAKTFIKFRNDTSALQVPDDKKKSQTTRVRLLSVLLSTSVFGNFILAAAVIFLGIFFTFRKKHVRSFAQNDLDTKLRFFSQKELEEATNGFHEELGKGAFGVVYKGIIKIGSDVQVAVKKLNSVMQDSVIQEGEKEFKTELKTIGQTHHKNLVHLVGYCDEGQERLLVYEFLSNGTLASFLFGDEKPSWRQRMEIAYGVAKGLLYLHEECTTQIIHCDIKPQNILLDDHYNARISDFGLSKLLMMNQSQTYTAIRGTKGYVAPEWFRNMAITTKVDVYSFGVVLLEIICCRKSVDMDNTSEEKAILTDWVYNCYQDGLLDVVLNHQVNALDDKTELEKTVMIALWCIQEDPFLRPTMRKVVQMLEGVVEVHVPPCPSPYSSRTS from the exons ATGGCAATGCTTTTTACTCTATggctgcttctgcttctgctacCAATTTATGTGCTTGCTCAAACTAATGGTAGCGTAGCAGTCGGTGCTTCTCTCTCTGCAGCAGGTAACTCCTCATGGATTTCTCCATCTGGTGACTTTGCTTTTGGATTTCGGCAACTTGAAAACAATGGACTTTTCTTGCTTTCTATATGGTTTGCCAAGATACCAGACAAAACTATAGTTTGGTACGCAAATGGGGATACGCCTGCACCTAAGGGATCGACAGTGAACTTGACTGCCAACAGTGGATTAGTCCTTACAAGTCCTCAAGGTGAGAAGCTATGGACATCCAATGACACTAACATTATTGCTGGTGTCGTTGCTCATGGGGTCATGAATGATGCCGGTAACTTTGTTCTGGAAAATGCGGAGTCAGCAAAGTTATGGGAGACGTTCAAGAATCCTAGTGATACAATGTTGCCCGGGCAAATAATGGAAAGAGGAGGGAAACTGTCTTCTCGAAATTCAGAGACTGACTATTCCGGAGGGCGCTTCCAGCTAGATTTTCAACCAGATGGGAATCTTGTGTTCACTGCTAAGAAACCTTTTCATTCAACTGCAACTACCACTGGGACTGTTCCAG GGGAGGAACGTTCAGCAAGGGACTACTATCTCCGTACAACTCTCAGCTTTGATGGGGTTTTGGCTCAATATTTCCTCCCAAAGACTTCCATTGGCAATGAAAGCTGGGCTGCTCTTTGGTCAGAGCCGCCTAATATTTGCCAAAAAATTAAGATGAATTCGGGTCCTGGTATTTGTGGTTACAACAGTATCTGCACTCTCAAAGATAAGAGGCCATCCTGTGAATGCCTAACAGGATACTCTTTACTTGATCCAGCAGATGCATACGGGAACTGTTATCCAGATTCCAAACAAGGCTGTGAAGATGAGCTTAGTTATACAAAAGATCTATATGATGTCAAGGTGCGAGCAAATACTGATTGGCTTACCTCCAGTTATGTGCAGTTAAATGCTTCTACTGCTGACACATGCAGTCAATCTTGCTTGGAAGATTGTTTGTGTGCTGTTGCTGTTTACGGCAATGAAACCTGTTGGAAAAAGAAGTTTCCACTCTCATATGGGAGAGAAGACACCACCCTTAATGCAAAGACCTTCATCAAATTCAGGAATGATACTTCAGCTCTACAAGTTCCGGATGATAAGAAGAAGAGCCAGACCACTAGGGTACGTTTGTTGTCAGTTCTTCTGAGCACCTCTGTCTTTGGTAATTTTATATTAGCTGCTGCAGTTATTTTTCTGGGAATTTTTTTCACTTTCCGGAAGAAACATGTAAGGTCGTTTGCGCAAAATGATTTGGACACAAAATTGCGTTTCTTTAGTCAGaaggagcttgaagaagctACAAATGGATTCCATGAAGAACTAGGAAAGGGTGCTTTTGGAGTTGTTTACAAAGGGATAATAAAAATTGGTTCAGATGTCCAAGTCGCAGTTAAGAAGCTCAACAGTGTGATGCAAGACTCTGTGATACAAGAAGGTGAGAAAGAATTCAAGACAGAACTGAAAACTATTGGACAGACACATCACAAGAATCTAGTTCACCTGGTTGGATATTGTGATGAGGGACAAGAGCGATTACTAGTGTATGAATTCTTGAGCAATGGCACATTAGCAAGCTTCCTGTTTGGTGATGAGAAACCCAGTTGGAGGCAACGTATGGAAATTGCTTATGGTGTTGCGAAAGGGCTTCTGTATTTGCATGAAGAGTGTACCACCCAAATCATCCACTGTGATATAAAGCCTCAGAACATACTTCTGGATGATCATTACAATGCTCGGATCTCTGATTTTGGCTTGTCGAAACTTCTGATGATGAATCAGAGCCAGACATATACTGCCATTAGAGGAACTAAAGGTTATGTTGCACCCGAGTGGTTTAGGAACATGGCTATCACTACCAAAGTTGATGTCTATAGCTTTGGTGTTGTGCTGCTGGAGATCATTTGCTGCAGGAAAAGTGTTGATATGGATAATACCAGCGAAGAGAAAGCAATTTTAACCGACTGGGTTTATAATTGTTACCAAGACGGACTTTTAGATGTGGTTCTAAATCACCAAGTCAATGCCTTGGATGACAAGACAGAGCTGGAAAAGACTGTGATGATTGCTCTTTGGTGTATCCAAGAAGACCCATTTCTTCGACCCACGATGAGAAAGGTTGTGCAGATGCTTGAAGGAGTAGTGGAAGTACATGTTCCACCATGTCCATCCCCATATTCATCAAGAACAAGCTGA
- the LOC112202548 gene encoding G-type lectin S-receptor-like serine/threonine-protein kinase LECRK3 isoform X1, whose translation MAMLFTLWLLLLLLPIYVLAQTNGSVAVGASLSAAGNSSWISPSGDFAFGFRQLENNGLFLLSIWFAKIPDKTIVWYANGDTPAPKGSTVNLTANSGLVLTSPQGEKLWTSNDTNIIAGVVAHGVMNDAGNFVLENAESAKLWETFKNPSDTMLPGQIMERGGKLSSRNSETDYSGGRFQLDFQPDGNLVFTAKKPFHSTATTTGTVPGSEGEERSARDYYLRTTLSFDGVLAQYFLPKTSIGNESWAALWSEPPNICQKIKMNSGPGICGYNSICTLKDKRPSCECLTGYSLLDPADAYGNCYPDSKQGCEDELSYTKDLYDVKVRANTDWLTSSYVQLNASTADTCSQSCLEDCLCAVAVYGNETCWKKKFPLSYGREDTTLNAKTFIKFRNDTSALQVPDDKKKSQTTRVRLLSVLLSTSVFGNFILAAAVIFLGIFFTFRKKHVRSFAQNDLDTKLRFFSQKELEEATNGFHEELGKGAFGVVYKGIIKIGSDVQVAVKKLNSVMQDSVIQEGEKEFKTELKTIGQTHHKNLVHLVGYCDEGQERLLVYEFLSNGTLASFLFGDEKPSWRQRMEIAYGVAKGLLYLHEECTTQIIHCDIKPQNILLDDHYNARISDFGLSKLLMMNQSQTYTAIRGTKGYVAPEWFRNMAITTKVDVYSFGVVLLEIICCRKSVDMDNTSEEKAILTDWVYNCYQDGLLDVVLNHQVNALDDKTELEKTVMIALWCIQEDPFLRPTMRKVVQMLEGVVEVHVPPCPSPYSSRTS comes from the exons ATGGCAATGCTTTTTACTCTATggctgcttctgcttctgctacCAATTTATGTGCTTGCTCAAACTAATGGTAGCGTAGCAGTCGGTGCTTCTCTCTCTGCAGCAGGTAACTCCTCATGGATTTCTCCATCTGGTGACTTTGCTTTTGGATTTCGGCAACTTGAAAACAATGGACTTTTCTTGCTTTCTATATGGTTTGCCAAGATACCAGACAAAACTATAGTTTGGTACGCAAATGGGGATACGCCTGCACCTAAGGGATCGACAGTGAACTTGACTGCCAACAGTGGATTAGTCCTTACAAGTCCTCAAGGTGAGAAGCTATGGACATCCAATGACACTAACATTATTGCTGGTGTCGTTGCTCATGGGGTCATGAATGATGCCGGTAACTTTGTTCTGGAAAATGCGGAGTCAGCAAAGTTATGGGAGACGTTCAAGAATCCTAGTGATACAATGTTGCCCGGGCAAATAATGGAAAGAGGAGGGAAACTGTCTTCTCGAAATTCAGAGACTGACTATTCCGGAGGGCGCTTCCAGCTAGATTTTCAACCAGATGGGAATCTTGTGTTCACTGCTAAGAAACCTTTTCATTCAACTGCAACTACCACTGGGACTGTTCCAGGTAGTGAAG GGGAGGAACGTTCAGCAAGGGACTACTATCTCCGTACAACTCTCAGCTTTGATGGGGTTTTGGCTCAATATTTCCTCCCAAAGACTTCCATTGGCAATGAAAGCTGGGCTGCTCTTTGGTCAGAGCCGCCTAATATTTGCCAAAAAATTAAGATGAATTCGGGTCCTGGTATTTGTGGTTACAACAGTATCTGCACTCTCAAAGATAAGAGGCCATCCTGTGAATGCCTAACAGGATACTCTTTACTTGATCCAGCAGATGCATACGGGAACTGTTATCCAGATTCCAAACAAGGCTGTGAAGATGAGCTTAGTTATACAAAAGATCTATATGATGTCAAGGTGCGAGCAAATACTGATTGGCTTACCTCCAGTTATGTGCAGTTAAATGCTTCTACTGCTGACACATGCAGTCAATCTTGCTTGGAAGATTGTTTGTGTGCTGTTGCTGTTTACGGCAATGAAACCTGTTGGAAAAAGAAGTTTCCACTCTCATATGGGAGAGAAGACACCACCCTTAATGCAAAGACCTTCATCAAATTCAGGAATGATACTTCAGCTCTACAAGTTCCGGATGATAAGAAGAAGAGCCAGACCACTAGGGTACGTTTGTTGTCAGTTCTTCTGAGCACCTCTGTCTTTGGTAATTTTATATTAGCTGCTGCAGTTATTTTTCTGGGAATTTTTTTCACTTTCCGGAAGAAACATGTAAGGTCGTTTGCGCAAAATGATTTGGACACAAAATTGCGTTTCTTTAGTCAGaaggagcttgaagaagctACAAATGGATTCCATGAAGAACTAGGAAAGGGTGCTTTTGGAGTTGTTTACAAAGGGATAATAAAAATTGGTTCAGATGTCCAAGTCGCAGTTAAGAAGCTCAACAGTGTGATGCAAGACTCTGTGATACAAGAAGGTGAGAAAGAATTCAAGACAGAACTGAAAACTATTGGACAGACACATCACAAGAATCTAGTTCACCTGGTTGGATATTGTGATGAGGGACAAGAGCGATTACTAGTGTATGAATTCTTGAGCAATGGCACATTAGCAAGCTTCCTGTTTGGTGATGAGAAACCCAGTTGGAGGCAACGTATGGAAATTGCTTATGGTGTTGCGAAAGGGCTTCTGTATTTGCATGAAGAGTGTACCACCCAAATCATCCACTGTGATATAAAGCCTCAGAACATACTTCTGGATGATCATTACAATGCTCGGATCTCTGATTTTGGCTTGTCGAAACTTCTGATGATGAATCAGAGCCAGACATATACTGCCATTAGAGGAACTAAAGGTTATGTTGCACCCGAGTGGTTTAGGAACATGGCTATCACTACCAAAGTTGATGTCTATAGCTTTGGTGTTGTGCTGCTGGAGATCATTTGCTGCAGGAAAAGTGTTGATATGGATAATACCAGCGAAGAGAAAGCAATTTTAACCGACTGGGTTTATAATTGTTACCAAGACGGACTTTTAGATGTGGTTCTAAATCACCAAGTCAATGCCTTGGATGACAAGACAGAGCTGGAAAAGACTGTGATGATTGCTCTTTGGTGTATCCAAGAAGACCCATTTCTTCGACCCACGATGAGAAAGGTTGTGCAGATGCTTGAAGGAGTAGTGGAAGTACATGTTCCACCATGTCCATCCCCATATTCATCAAGAACAAGCTGA
- the LOC112166684 gene encoding 50S ribosomal protein L4 isoform X1 — translation MALFISRRIVRSFGSGLPSGHVSKGGSVFCACRMLSTLFLTHESSGGGFCSDSLSLKPPGASECTTVTKFLDEKKGSTTLASDVFDAPITMDIARRIFFFFRWLHPVVLWQLAKRQQCFGILVKPSNWKESGRASHGTLSDPQLRGLKPRSHTIKNVERLGLKIALTSRAAQGKLLVFEDFEIYRNKPKNIVNYVKQRRKKEKKKKILLVDGGPISEKLKLATKNLHYVTVLPSSELDVDSILYYDTLVMSRDAVNKIAEQIMYTPINHGSSTTYW, via the exons ATGGCTTTGTTCATTTCCAGAAGAATCGTACGTTCATTTGGTTCTGGTTTACCATCAGGCCATGTTTCCAAG GGTGGATCAGTGTTTTGTGCTTGTCGAATGCTTTCGACATTATTCTTGACCCATGAGTCGAGTGGAGGTGGATTTTGCTCTGATTCATTGTCCTTAAAGCCTCCCGGGGCTTCGGAGTGCACTACAG TGACAAAATTTCTTGATGAAAAGAAAGGCTCCACAACTTTGGCTAGTGATGTTTTTGATGCACCTATTACGATGGATATTGCTCGTCggatatttttcttctttcgttGGCTTCATCCAGTTGTGCTGTGGCAGTTAGCAAAAAGGCAACAG TGTTTTGGAATTCTTGTAAAGCCATCGAATTGGAAGGAGAGTGGTCGAGCCAGCCATGGAACATTGAGTGATCCCCAG CTCAGAGGTCTTAAGCCACGAAGTCATACTATTAAGAATGTCGAACGTCTGGGATTAAAGATTGCTCTGACATCTCGAGCGGCACAGGGAAAG CTTCTGGTTTTTGAGGATTTTGAGATCTACAGAAATAAACCCAAGAACATTGTGAACTACGTCAAGCAAAGAcggaaaaaggagaaaaagaagaaaattctgCTGGTGGATGGTGGTCCAATAAGTGAAAAGCTCAAGTTGGCTACTAAAAATTTACATTACGTGACTGTGCTGCCTTCAAGT GAGTTGGACGTCGACAGCATCCTTTACTATGACACACTGGTGATGTCCCGTGATGCTGTAAATAAAATTGCTGAGCAAATTATGTATACTCCAATCAACCATGGATCCAGCACGACATACTGGTGA